Genomic DNA from Sphingobium sp. WTD-1:
ATGTTCGACGACGGCCTCGCCCCGCCTGTCCCGGACCATGGCATAGGCATCGCCGCCAAGGCGATGTTTCGCCGCGCCACCACCATCTATGGCGGCGCCAACGAGATCCAGCGCACGCTGATCGCCAAGACCGTGCTGGAGCTTTGATCCGATGGACTTCGCCTACACATCCGAACAGGAAGCGCTGCGCGACAGCGTGCGCCGCTTCGCCGAGCGCGAATATGGCTGGGAAGAGCGCTTCCGCCTGATCCGATCCCCGGCCGGCGTCGCGCCCGCTCACTGGGCGACCTTCGCCGAACTGGGCTGGCTGGGCGCGGGTCTGTCCGAAGCGGCCGGCGGCTTTGGCGGCAGCGCAACAGAGAATGCCCTGATCGCCGAGGAACTGGGCCGCGCCCTCATCACCGAACCCTTTGTCGCCCATGTCATCGCGACCCAGTTGCTCGCCGCGATCGGCGACGCCGCGGCATCGGACCTGATCGCCGCGCTGGTCATGGGCGAACAGCGCATCGTGCCGGCGCTACAGGAGGCCGAAGGGCGCGGCGACTGGCGCATCGTCTCCACCCGTTGCGACGGCACAACCCTCACCGGCAGCAAATCCCTGGTCGAGGGTGTCAATTTCGCTGACAGGCTGATCGTTTCGGCCCTTAGCGACGATGGCATCGCCCTCTATCTGGTCGACCCCAAGGGCGCGGGCATCACCCTGTCCCCCTATCGCACGCTCGACAATCGCCGTGTCGCCGACATCCAGTTCGCCAATGCCCCGGCACAGCTGCTTGCCGACGGCGCGAAAGCACAAGCCGCGATCGACAGCGCTATCGACCATGGCCTCGTCACCCTGTGCGGCGAAGCGCTGGGGATCATGGAAGCCGCCCTCTGGGCCACGCGCGACTATCTCAAGGTCCGCAAGCAGTTCGGCACCGCGCTCGGCAATTTCCAGGTGCTCCAGCATCGCATGGCCGACATGCTGATCGAAACCGAGATGAGCCGATCGCTCCTGCTTCACGCGCTCGGCGCGATGGAGGGCGACGATCCTCTCGTCCGTGCCGTCGCCGTCTCCGCCGCCAACGTGCAGGCATCGACCGGCGGCCTGTTCGTCACCCGCCAGGCGATCCAGTTGCATGGCGGCATCGGCGTGACCGATGAACTCAATATCAGCCATCTCTATCGCCGGCTCTATGTGATCGCCCGCCAGTTCGGTGATGAGGAACTGCACATCGCCCGCTTCGCCGACGCGACCGATCGCGCCGCATGAGCCGCGCGCGGATCGAACGGATCAAGGCCGCCTTCGCCCGCGACCAGCGGGACGATCCGCCGGCCGTCCATCCCGGCGACATTCCCTGGCGCTACGAGGCGATCACGCCCGAATGGATGACGCATATCCTGTGCCGCGGCCATGCCGAGGCGCGGGTCGTCGCCATCACGCTCGATGCCCCGGATTCCGGTACATCCAACCGCCGCCGCATCTTCATCACCTATAATGAGGCCGGCCGGGCGCTCGGACTGCCCCGCTCGGTCTTCTGCAAGGCGACGGTCGATCTGGTGAACCGCATCCTGCTGTCGACCTCCGCCCTGCTGAGTGAAACCAGCTTCTACAATCTAATCCGCCCGCAACTGGCGATCGAAGCGCCCGAGGCGCTGATCGCCGCCTATGACCCGGACTCCTTCGCCTCGATCATCATGCTCAAGGATCTGGGCGAGCGCGTGACCTTCTGCTCCCATCACACCGTCATGACGCTGGAGCGCGCCAAAGACCAGATGGCGCTGCTGGCCACCCTACACGGCCATTTCTATCGATCGCCGCAGCTTGACGCGGGGCTGGCCCATCTGTTCCGCTACGATCACCGCTTCGCGGCGCTCGACCGCGATCATGATTTCAGGACGATGTGCGAGACCGGCCTGCGCGCCGCCGCAGATATCGTCCCGCCTCGCCTGATGGCCCGGGAAGCTGCGGTCTGGCCAGCCACGCTGCGCGCTTCGGCCCGGCATGGCGAATTGCCGCTCACCATCACCCATGGCGATGTTCATCTCAAAAACTGGTACATCACCGCCGACGACCGGATGGGGCTGAGCGACTGGCAGGTCACGTCGAAGGGCCATTGGTCGCGCGACGTCGCCTACACCATCGCCACCGCCCTCACTGTCGAGCAGCGCCGGCTGTGGGAGCGAGACCTTCTCGCTTATTATCTCGATGCGTTCACCGCCGCAGGGGGCGAAAAAATAGCGTTCGACCAGGCCTGGCACAATTATCGCCAACAGATGCTGACCACGCTTGCCTGGTGGACGATGACGCTGACCCCGCTGGGCGATGTGCCCGATATGCAGCCGCGCGACATCACGCTGGAATTCATCCGTCGCATCGCGACCGCCATGGACGATCTCGATACGCTGGACAGCCTCTAAGGTTCAGACCGCGCGCACGGCGGAGCCGATGTCCAGCCGCCGCCAGCTATCGAGAAACACCGTCATCAACTGCAATTGCGCGCGCGGCAGGAAACGGTCGCGCAGTTCCGGATCGAACCGGTCCTTCACCTGGCGAAAATCGGGAATCTCCGCAGCGATCAGGGCCGGTGCATCAAGCATCCAGGCCATGCCGGTCAGCGCGATCGACCATTTTAGCGCGTGCGCAAAGGCGCTCCGGTCGATCGCCGGGCCACCAGCCTCGCTATAGGCTACCAGCAGCAGGTCGATCAGTTCGTCTTCATGCTGCGCCAGAAAGTCCGTCTCGGCCGCACAGCTCATGCCGACAAAGGCCATCGCCAGGTTCATCTGCGCCACGCCGCCCCAATCGAGCAGCCCGCAATGCAACGCGCCGTCCGCGCGCCAGAACCAGCCATTATCGACATTCATGTTCCAATGGCACAGCGCGATCATGTCGTCCTGCGCATTGAGCCAAGCCTGCATCGCCGCCTGTCGCGCCAGCACCAGTGGCGCGTCGCGACAGAAATCGTCCAGGAAGGCGGGATCGCGCAGCGCATCCGGCAGCAATCGCGGCGCATCCGCCGCGAACAGCCGCAGGACGGCCAGTTTCTCGTCCAGAGCGGCCCTGTCATAAGGAATTATCGGCGGCGGTGCCGGATCGAAGGGAAAGGCCTGCGCGACCGCCGCGCCGAACCGGCCGGCGCGATGATGTGCCGCAAGGGCCGCCATTGCCTGCGTCAGCGCGCGATAATGATCCAGCGGATCGGCCATCCGATAATCCAGGCACTTGTCCTGCACCGGCTCCACCCCGTCCCGGCCATAGGGCACCCGCTCGGTGATCAGCAGGCCACATTGGGTCGCCGCGCTATAGTCGCCAAAATGGCAGACCGGCACCCGCACCGGGAAATCGGGCACCCTCGATAGCAGCGCAAAGCGGACCTCCGGCGCCATGACCGGCGAGAAGAGATCGCGCAGCGGATCGCCGAACTCACGAGTGAATTTGGCGAACAGCGCCGTATGCAGCCCCTCTTGCGGCCGCGCATAGCGCACGTCGAGCCACAGCTTGCGGCCCATGCCACCGCCGAAAAACTCCTTCACCGCGACAATTTCGACTACGTCATTGTCCGCTGCCAGCACGCCGGTGGCGCGGAACGCCCGCGTGAGGAACGCTGCCCCCGCAGCATCAAAGGCGTCGACACTGGTGGGAAAGTCGATGCCCAGCGCGTCTCCGCGCACCATCGCCGGCCGCGCATCATCGACCACAAGGGCGTTCATCACATCCGCCTGCATATCTTCCCTCTCCAATGATATGCTACTATACTATACTCAAGCGACACGCCGCAAGGCGGGATCAGATATGGAGAGCGAACATGGCGACTTCCGCGAAAATCCGGGGTTATGGATCGGCCGAGCGCCCTTTGGCAGGCGAACTCTGGCGGCGTGAGTCGCATCAGCCCGGCGCCCCGGCCCTGACCGCCCATGGCAATTTCGAGCCGGACAATAATAGCGTCGACTATGCCCGCTATTTCTCTCCTGCCCGCGCCAGGGCCGAACAGGATCATATCTGGTCGAAAAACTGGCTCTTCGCTGGACGGGAAGAAGATATTCCCAATGTCGGCGACCGCATGCCGCTGCAGGTCGGCCCCCATAGCTGGTTCATCGTCCGCTCCGCGCCCGATGCGTTCAAGGCTTTCCATAATAGCTGCCTGCACCGTGGCACCATGCTCTGCGCCAAGCATGAATCGGCAGAAACCATCCGCTGCCCCTATCATGCCTGGGAATGGAATGTGGACGGGCGGCTGAAGCGCATCCCCAGCCATTGGGACTTTCCCGAACTGACCCGCCTCAATGCGTCCCTGCCCGAAGTGAAGCTGGAGCGCTGGGGCGGCTTCCTCTTCATCAACGCCGACAAGGATGCCGCGCCGTTGCGCGACGCTCTGGGGCCGATGCCCGAGCATTTCGCCCAGTTCCAGCCCGAGCGCCGCTACACCGCGGCGCGCTTCCGCAAGCTGGTGAAGGCCAATTGGAAAATCTCGCAGGAGGCCTTCATGGAGGCCTATCATCTCTACGCCACCCACCCCGAAGCCGTGCCGTTCAACGGCGACAGCCAGACCCAATATGATATCTGGCAGGGTGAACATGGCCATGTCGGCCGCAACGCCAGTTGCTCGGCCACGCCCAGCATG
This window encodes:
- a CDS encoding acyl-CoA dehydrogenase, which gives rise to MDFAYTSEQEALRDSVRRFAEREYGWEERFRLIRSPAGVAPAHWATFAELGWLGAGLSEAAGGFGGSATENALIAEELGRALITEPFVAHVIATQLLAAIGDAAASDLIAALVMGEQRIVPALQEAEGRGDWRIVSTRCDGTTLTGSKSLVEGVNFADRLIVSALSDDGIALYLVDPKGAGITLSPYRTLDNRRVADIQFANAPAQLLADGAKAQAAIDSAIDHGLVTLCGEALGIMEAALWATRDYLKVRKQFGTALGNFQVLQHRMADMLIETEMSRSLLLHALGAMEGDDPLVRAVAVSAANVQASTGGLFVTRQAIQLHGGIGVTDELNISHLYRRLYVIARQFGDEELHIARFADATDRAA
- a CDS encoding aromatic ring-hydroxylating dioxygenase subunit alpha, producing MATSAKIRGYGSAERPLAGELWRRESHQPGAPALTAHGNFEPDNNSVDYARYFSPARARAEQDHIWSKNWLFAGREEDIPNVGDRMPLQVGPHSWFIVRSAPDAFKAFHNSCLHRGTMLCAKHESAETIRCPYHAWEWNVDGRLKRIPSHWDFPELTRLNASLPEVKLERWGGFLFINADKDAAPLRDALGPMPEHFAQFQPERRYTAARFRKLVKANWKISQEAFMEAYHLYATHPEAVPFNGDSQTQYDIWQGEHGHVGRNASCSATPSMHAPSDATVLNAGQMFAQAMRDWHYPQADVPQIDPKGDVRAQLGEWHRAVATQFYGRPIDLADAIMMDSFLYFMYPHMGLWLSESVPFTYQFLPHETDPEQSWFDVRLLLPCPEGRPTPPSAPAVVLDADQSVFQHCPDFGFLGFVFDQDMSNMPLIQKGAHSADPASPRTRLGAYQEMIIQHWNKVMDDQIAQGEAAKG
- a CDS encoding phosphotransferase — translated: MSRARIERIKAAFARDQRDDPPAVHPGDIPWRYEAITPEWMTHILCRGHAEARVVAITLDAPDSGTSNRRRIFITYNEAGRALGLPRSVFCKATVDLVNRILLSTSALLSETSFYNLIRPQLAIEAPEALIAAYDPDSFASIIMLKDLGERVTFCSHHTVMTLERAKDQMALLATLHGHFYRSPQLDAGLAHLFRYDHRFAALDRDHDFRTMCETGLRAAADIVPPRLMAREAAVWPATLRASARHGELPLTITHGDVHLKNWYITADDRMGLSDWQVTSKGHWSRDVAYTIATALTVEQRRLWERDLLAYYLDAFTAAGGEKIAFDQAWHNYRQQMLTTLAWWTMTLTPLGDVPDMQPRDITLEFIRRIATAMDDLDTLDSL